The Granulicella sibirica genome has a segment encoding these proteins:
- a CDS encoding two-component system sensor histidine kinase NtrB, with translation MKFAEAFKFQPRTVAKIAGAAICLADSTEQQHVLAAAGHMKISPTIFSPEIMELRELKTFEFIVADQLIAQELVLLFEHHEVDGNGISPAIIAATRQESVPSSLPAHLECNFDGILQFPMTAEEISKHLSVIMFPPCAFAQRYSAAWKELRLNRRIVRSVTAGVSIASATAPDLPLVYVNPAFEEMTGYSRAEVQGRNCRFLEGHERNQPALAIVRDALSNRRKGIAVLKNFRKDGTPFWNELSLSPILDDDGQLTHYVGIQTDVTKRVELEIALRESEKLAAVGRLASSIAHEINNPLTSVMNLSYLAQSTECSQETKDYLATAERELKRVKLITEQSLRFFRQSTRAQSTSPAELLEPILDLYQSHASNARVTTSLREQPCRPVVCMESEIRQVLSNLVSNAIYAMKEHGGKLSIGSRETKARGRGREGVLFTVADNGTGMSAETLSCIYKAFYTTKGIGGTGLRLWISCEIIERHRGNIRVRSTRRAGASGTVFQLFLPFQGIASQREIEDISRFS, from the coding sequence ATGAAATTTGCGGAAGCTTTTAAATTTCAGCCACGAACGGTCGCAAAAATAGCCGGAGCCGCAATCTGTCTTGCTGATTCGACAGAGCAGCAACACGTTTTAGCGGCGGCAGGCCACATGAAGATTTCCCCAACGATCTTCAGCCCTGAAATCATGGAACTGCGGGAGTTGAAGACCTTCGAATTCATCGTGGCAGATCAGCTCATCGCGCAGGAGCTTGTTCTTCTCTTCGAACATCATGAAGTCGATGGAAACGGCATCAGCCCTGCGATCATTGCTGCCACCCGCCAAGAATCTGTGCCATCTTCGCTGCCGGCGCATCTGGAATGTAATTTTGATGGAATCCTTCAATTTCCAATGACGGCAGAGGAAATATCCAAACATCTGTCCGTGATTATGTTCCCCCCTTGCGCCTTCGCTCAGCGATACAGTGCAGCGTGGAAAGAGCTACGGCTCAACCGGAGAATCGTTCGATCGGTCACTGCCGGTGTTTCAATTGCAAGTGCGACCGCACCCGATCTGCCTCTGGTTTACGTCAATCCCGCATTCGAGGAGATGACGGGGTACAGCCGGGCTGAAGTACAAGGCAGAAACTGTCGATTTCTCGAAGGTCATGAACGAAATCAGCCAGCTTTAGCGATCGTCCGGGACGCTTTGTCGAATCGCCGGAAGGGGATCGCAGTCTTGAAAAACTTTCGGAAGGATGGCACACCCTTCTGGAACGAACTCTCCCTGTCTCCGATTCTCGACGATGATGGTCAATTGACGCACTACGTGGGGATACAGACCGACGTAACTAAACGGGTTGAACTTGAAATTGCCCTTCGGGAGAGCGAGAAGCTTGCCGCGGTGGGTAGACTTGCCTCCTCAATTGCCCATGAGATCAACAATCCGCTCACATCGGTCATGAATCTAAGTTACCTTGCGCAGAGTACGGAATGTTCCCAAGAGACGAAGGATTACTTAGCCACTGCGGAAAGGGAGTTGAAGCGAGTCAAGTTGATCACAGAACAGTCGTTACGATTTTTCAGACAGTCAACAAGGGCGCAGTCCACAAGCCCTGCTGAGCTTCTGGAGCCAATCCTGGACCTCTATCAGTCCCACGCAAGCAACGCGCGAGTAACCACAAGTCTTCGAGAGCAGCCGTGTCGACCTGTCGTCTGCATGGAAAGCGAAATTCGTCAGGTTCTAAGCAATCTCGTAAGCAACGCGATTTATGCGATGAAGGAGCACGGCGGAAAGCTGTCTATCGGAAGCCGTGAGACCAAAGCGCGGGGACGAGGTCGGGAAGGTGTCTTATTCACAGTTGCTGACAACGGGACGGGGATGAGCGCTGAAACCCTGAGTTGCATCTACAAGGCCTTCTACACGACGAAAGGGATCGGAGGCACAGGCCTCCGTCTGTGGATTAGCTGTGAGATCATAGAGCGCCATCGCGGAAATATCAGGGTTCGGAGCACACGGCGCGCAGGAGCATCCGGAACGGTATTTCAGCTTTTCCTGCCTTTTCAAGGCATCGCTTCTCAGAGAGAAATCGAAGATATCTCGAGGTTTTCTTAG
- a CDS encoding Crp/Fnr family transcriptional regulator, whose protein sequence is MPHRKLKEFDPVSFLATSGLGRRILHIKAKGTLFTQGSVADSVFYVQKGRAKLTVVSKAGKEATITLIAAGDFVGEEAITAIAGLHMSTATAITACSVLRIERKEMTRVIHDEHAFSDIFVAFLLERSMRTQADLVDQLFNSSERRLARILLLMADFGKAGEPETLIPKITEETLADMIGTTRSRVSFFMNRFRKMGFIEYNGRIHVHKSLLNIVLHDQRPGANSISAALLDSKRDKTKTAKRASATAKRGERAI, encoded by the coding sequence ATGCCCCACCGAAAGCTAAAGGAATTCGATCCCGTAAGTTTTCTGGCCACGTCAGGACTAGGACGCCGAATCCTTCACATCAAGGCGAAGGGCACTCTGTTTACGCAAGGGAGCGTTGCAGACTCGGTGTTCTATGTTCAGAAAGGCCGGGCCAAGCTAACGGTAGTGTCTAAAGCTGGGAAGGAGGCGACCATCACATTGATCGCCGCAGGTGACTTCGTCGGCGAGGAGGCGATCACGGCTATCGCTGGCTTGCATATGTCGACGGCCACCGCCATCACGGCTTGCTCCGTTCTTAGGATCGAACGTAAGGAAATGACGCGAGTCATTCACGATGAGCATGCCTTCTCCGACATCTTTGTCGCCTTCCTCCTTGAGCGTTCCATGCGCACCCAGGCGGATCTCGTGGATCAGTTATTCAATTCGAGCGAGCGTCGACTCGCCAGGATCCTTCTGCTGATGGCAGACTTTGGCAAGGCGGGAGAGCCTGAGACCCTTATACCTAAGATCACTGAGGAGACCTTGGCCGATATGATCGGCACCACTCGATCCCGGGTGAGTTTTTTCATGAACCGGTTTCGCAAGATGGGCTTTATCGAATACAACGGTCGCATCCACGTCCACAAGTCGCTCCTCAATATTGTTCTGCACGATCAACGTCCTGGCGCAAATTCCATCAGTGCGGCACTCCTAGACAGCAAGCGGGACAAGACCAAGACAGCAAAGCGAGCGTCAGCCACCGCAAAGAGGGGTGAGAGAGCTATCTAG